One stretch of Calonectris borealis chromosome 5, bCalBor7.hap1.2, whole genome shotgun sequence DNA includes these proteins:
- the RPAP1 gene encoding RNA polymerase II-associated protein 1 isoform X1, with translation MLSRPKPGESEADLLHFQNQFLAARASPAVKIVKKGDKRKGEEGSTDAKRLSLQDSKDVVMLDDFPDILPALTPAPPKKSKIKSACVHFEDEDPEERLESHDQHITAVFSKIIERDTSAVAVTMPVPSGDPFPRTFHRSEIKSEVKVGSGRKSIFAQKMAARRAAEKAATAPSAAECVQIRSAAPADPDPEGSAEEVPLPSIRDDKAGDFLTSQRPCLITGEGLGSQKSEQEAQAIHKENLEKLRSMSEEEILQEQEKLLAQLDSSLVAFLKSRRGGGEGQKKELKMEQNRLEEFVESLPVAQHGAGSSLSTQESGLEESVRKEENMKVEITDDDLPVKPKKEWIHMDNVEFEKLEWMKDLPPPRQKKTKKGMQARFSLKGELIPADADLPTHLGLHHHGEEAERAGYSLQELFHLSRSQVIQQRTLALQVLGRIVQKARAGEFASSLKGSILRLLLDAGFLFLLRFSLDDAVDNVMAASVGALRALLVSLDDEKYLDWTFSWYQGMAAFPFVPNNEEEEEEEEEELNGTEKSQDKKLKDENKPDPDVARYDVVKGLLKTRIQHRLRYILEVVRPVPTVVLDILHILTHIARHSSEACSQLLDCPRLIDTIVREFLPTQWDPQVAEPGCLLTSLHGVACATAMKFIRVLASGGRNATARLLNKFEMKSRLSRFIAEDPLDLPLPREEAIRLSTEAFRLWAVAAGYGQACDLYRDLYPVLVRILQSLPELLNTYRGKSPMIELSVQRATAVVTLLIHVTQTAGYTAELQAKLSSNNLEDSEQIPPPPVTWNQVSGLQPFLETSLKKFLQEISQTETWQTLQPLTTTYVIYLGVYYSACSQQPSVNPIDCLEELERLTSEVLQPLLSQPAIHSMWDLLRPCSALCNPLSCSPAPESVFNIASLSCTGGKPPLSLVGSKSPFPFLTALLFLINSITHVHKGLTSKYSSVLGFRGLKDYLHQSWQTRPPSVTPSSAWILRHEYHLQYFVLALARRMAGTCPDYAQHASLHHSVAMALLSRLLPGSEHLAYEVLLDLAFNPEFLPEGKAGGPEAADFSDILHLGTSAKLAQPGSAAAFFSKATRGALLRESYQNLPFIRSCYVSHFVHLQPTLLRSQASYQGRNYLIQSMLLPEVKGPILPSDWPFFPLISLYNKVTNAETRGAVLNSLPLDLVNTVTWNLQWVLLLETWRAKTLQSIPAAAKLARLMCVFLTGGDLFLEAPIHRYTAALLSVYCQSKALDSLNLDAPLPGLASFHDLYISLLEQFEGVSFGDPLFGVFVLLPLQKRFSVHLRLSVFGEHTSILRALGVPLQQFPVPLERYTSPPEDNLNLLRLYFRTLVTGALRHAWCPVLYVVAVAHVNSFIFSQDNTTQETDAARKSMLRKTWLLVDETLKKHLLYYRLLNAGSPLGFDLYEQLPPMRLKYLQMVTQKESCSASPGEGFSTGLWTMSLSLKTGGLQWRTTTVSVCSSLEECWQLAFDKMESYCSTELSWTRRAVGERTSRPRESSLSS, from the exons ATGTTGTCGAGGCCAAAGCCTGGGGAGTCCGAGGCAGACCTGCTGCACTTTCAAAACCAGTTCCTGGCAGCCAGAGCTTCACCTGCCGTGAAGATTGTGAAGAAAGGAGAcaagaggaagggggaggaagggagcacaGATGCTAAGAGACTCTCGCTACAGGACAGCAAGGATGTAGTCATGTTGGATG ATTTTCCTGATATTCTCCCAGCTCTAACTCCAGCTCCTCCAAAAAAGTCCAAGATCAAAAGTGCCTGTGTCCACTTCGAGGATGAAGATCCAGAGGAAAGACTGGAAAGTCATGATCAACACATTACAGCAGTCTTCAGCAAAATTATT GAACGAGACACGAGTGCAGTAGCAGTGACCATGCCCGTGCCCTCAGGAGACCCATTTCCAAGGACATTTCACCGCTCTGAGATAAAAAGTGAG GTGAAGGTGGGATCTGGAAGAAAAAGCATCTTTGCACAGAAGATGGCAGCAAGAAGAGCTGCTGAAAAGGCAGCAAcagctccctctgctgctgagTGCGTGCAAATAAGATCAGCTGCTCCGGCTGACCCGGATCCTGAGGGATCAGCAGAAGAGGTACCTCTCCCCAGCATCAGGGATG ATAAAGCTGGTGACTTTTTGACCTCTCAGCGGCCTTGTCTCATAACGGGAGAGGGTCTTGGAAGCCAAAAGAGTGAGCAGGAAGCTCAAGCTATTCACAAAGAGAACTTGGAGAAGCTGCGGTCCATGTCTGAGGAAGAGATCCTACAGGAGCAGGAAAAGCTTCTGGCTCAGCTGG ATTCCAGTTTAGTTGCTTTCTTAAAGTCACGACGTGGTGGCGGTGAAGGccagaaaaaggaattaaaaatggaaCAGAACAGACTGGAGGAGTTTGTGGAATCTCTGCCTGTGGCTCAGCATGGTGCAGGATCATCTCTTTCCACTCAGGAGTCGGGTCTAGAAGAATCtgtaaggaaggaagaaaatatgaaggTAGAAATCACAG ATGATGATCTGCCTGTGAAGCCCAAGAAGGAATGGATTCACATGGACAATGTGGAGTTTGAGAAGCTGGAATGGATGAAAGATTTGCCCCCACCTcggcagaagaaaaccaaaaag GGAATGCAAGCTCGATTCAGTTTAAAGGGAGAATTAATTCCTGCAGATGCTGATTTACCAACACATCTAGGCCTGCATCACCATGGAGAAGAGGCAGAG AGGGCTGGTTATTCTCTCCAAGAGCTCTTTCATTTGTCTCGCAGCCAAGTTATTCAACAGAGGACACTGGCTCTACAGGTCTTGGGTCGTATTGTTCAAAAG GCCAGGGCTGGAGAGTTTGCTTCCTCCTTGAAGGGCAGCATTCTGCGtctgctgcttgatgctgggttTCTCTTCTTGCTGCGCTTCTCGCTGGATGATGCAGTGGATAACGTCATGGCAGCATCTGTTGGTGCTCTCCGGGCTCTGCTGGTGTCACTCGATGATGAG AAATATCTTGATTGGACGTTCTCATGGTACCAAGGGATGGCTGCATTCCCCTTTGTCCCCAacaatgaggaggaagaagaggaggaagaggaagaattaaacGGAACAGAGAAGTCTCAAGATAAAAAACTAAAGGATGAAAACAAGCCAGATCCAGATGTGGCCCGATATGATGTTGTAAAG ggacTTTTGAAGACACGGATCCAGCACCGGCTGAGGTATATCCTGGAGGTGGTGCGACCTGTTCCAACAGTAGTCCTGGATATATTGCACATCCTCACCCACATAGCAAGGCACTCCTCTGAAGCATGCAGCCAG CTGCTTGACTGTCCTCGGTTGATTGACACCATTGTCAGGGAATTTCTCCCTACTCAGTGGGATCCCCAAGTGGCTGAACCAGGATGTTTACTCACCAGCCTCCATGGAGTTGCTTGCGCCACTGCTATGAAGTTCATCAGAGTGTTGGCATCTGGAGGCCGAAATGCAACAGCCAGGCTG cttAACAAATTTGAAATGAAGAGTCGGTTAAGTCGATTTATAGCTGAAGACCCGCTGGATCTGCCCCTGCCCAGGGAAGAAGCCATCAGGCTAAGCACCGAAGCCTTTCGGTTGTGGGCTGTGGCGGCTGGCTATGGTCAGGCCTGTGATCTCTACAG GGATCTCTACCCTGTGCTGGTGAGGATACTGCAGTCCCTGCCTGAATTGCTCAACACTTACCGTGGGAAGAGCCCTATGATTGAGTTGTCTGTCCAGCGAGCTACGGCAGTAGTTACTTTGCTAATACACGTGACGCAAACAGCAGGCTACACGGCAGAGCTGCAGGCCAAGCTGAGCAG TAACAACTTAGAAGATAGTGAACAGATTCCACCTCCTCCAGTAACGTGGAATCAAGTGTCAGGCTTACAGCCCTTCCTTGAGACCAGTCTGAAAAAATTCCTCCAGGAGATATCCCAGACAGAAACGTGGCAAACTCTCCAGCCTCTGACCACAACTTATGTGATCTACCTGGGAGTTTACTACAGCGCTTGCAGCCAACAG CCATCAGTCAATCCAATTGACTGCTTAGAGGAACTGGAACGTTTGACgtctgaggtgctgcagccccttctcagccagcCAGCCATACACAGCATGTGGGACTTGCTCAG GCCATGTTCTGCTTTGTGCAACCCTCTCTCCTGTTCCCCAGCACCAGAATCTGTCTTCAACATTGCATCTCTGAGTTGCACTGGTGGCAAACCTCCTCTGAGCCTGGTTGGCTCCAAGTCACCTTTCCCCTTCCTCACTGCCCTCCTATTCCTCATCAATAGCATCACTCACGTTCACAAAGGCCTGACCAGCAAG TACAGCTCTGTGCTGGGCTTCAGAGGCTTGAAGGATTATCTGCATCAAAGCTGGCAGACCAGACCTCCCTCTGTAACGCCCTCATCTGCATGGATCCTGCGCCATGAATATCATCTGCAGTATTTTGTGTTAGCGTTGGCTCGGAGAATG GCAGGCACTTGTCCGGATTATGCCCAGCATGCCTCACTCCATCACTCCGTTGCCATGGCATTGCTAAGCCGTCTGTTGCCAGGGAGTGAGCATCTGGCTTACGAGGTCCTACTGGATCTTGCCTTTAATCCAGAGTTCCTTCC TGAAGGGAAAGCTGGAGGGCCAGAAGCAGCTGACTTCTCTGATATCCTGCATCTGGGGACCAGTGCCAAActggcacagcctggctctgcggcagcatttttttcaaaggctACTCGTGGTGCCCTGCTGAGAGAATCATACCAGAATCTGCCTTTCATCCGCTCCTGCTACGTTTCTCATTTTGTCCACTTGCAGCCTACCCTTTTGCGTTCCCAAGCATCCTACCAAGGACGGAATTATCTCATCCAGTCAATGCTGCTTCCTGAGGTCAAAGGGCCCATCCTCCCTTCAGACTGGCCGTTCTTTCCGCTTATCAGCCTGTACAACAAAGTGACTAATGCAGAGACACGTGGGGCTGTACTGAACTCTCTCCCACTTGATCTCGTCAACACTGTGACCTGGAACCTGCAGTGGGTCTTGTTGCTGGAAACCTGGCGTGCTAAAACCCTTcagagcatccctgctgctgccaAACTTGCACGGCTTATGTGTGTCTTCCTCACAGGTGGTGACCTTTTTCTAGAAGCACCGATCCACCGCTACACAGCTGCCCTTCTCTCTGTGTATTGCCAATCCAAGGCATTGGATTCACTGAACTTGGATGCTCCTCTCCCTGGTTTGGCTTCCTTCCACGATCTCTATATAAGTCTCCTAGAGCAGTTTGAAGGTGTCTCCTTTGGAGATCCACTCTTTGGCGTCTTTGTTCTTCTACCTCTACAGAAGCGTTTCAGTGTTCATCTacgtctctctgtttttggggaGCACACAAGTATCCTGCGGGCACTGGGAGTGCCGCTCCAGCAG TTTCCTGTGCCTCTCGAGCGATACACTTCCCCTCCTGAGGATAACCTGAACCTCCTGCGACTCTACTTCCGAACACTGGTCACTGGCGCACTGCGCCACGCCTGGTGCCCTGTTCTTTACGTGGTGGCTGTGGCTCATGTGAACAGCTTTATTTTCTCCCAAGACAACACGACGCAG GAGACTGATGCTGCTCGGAAAAGCATGCTGCGGAAGACATGGCTGCTAGTGGATGAG ACCTTGAAAAAGCACCTACTCTACTACAGACTGCTGAATGCAGGGAGCCCTTTGGGATTTGACCTTTATGAGCAGCTCCCTCCCATGCGACTGAAGTACCTGCAGAtggtgacacagaaagaaa GTTGTTCTGCTTCTCCCGGAGAAG
- the RPAP1 gene encoding RNA polymerase II-associated protein 1 isoform X2: MLSRPKPGESEADLLHFQNQFLAARASPAVKIVKKGDKRKGEEGSTDAKRLSLQDSKDVVMLDDFPDILPALTPAPPKKSKIKSACVHFEDEDPEERLESHDQHITAVFSKIIERDTSAVAVTMPVPSGDPFPRTFHRSEIKSEVKVGSGRKSIFAQKMAARRAAEKAATAPSAAECVQIRSAAPADPDPEGSAEEVPLPSIRDDKAGDFLTSQRPCLITGEGLGSQKSEQEAQAIHKENLEKLRSMSEEEILQEQEKLLAQLDSSLVAFLKSRRGGGEGQKKELKMEQNRLEEFVESLPVAQHGAGSSLSTQESGLEESVRKEENMKVEITDDDLPVKPKKEWIHMDNVEFEKLEWMKDLPPPRQKKTKKGMQARFSLKGELIPADADLPTHLGLHHHGEEAERAGYSLQELFHLSRSQVIQQRTLALQVLGRIVQKARAGEFASSLKGSILRLLLDAGFLFLLRFSLDDAVDNVMAASVGALRALLVSLDDEKYLDWTFSWYQGMAAFPFVPNNEEEEEEEEEELNGTEKSQDKKLKDENKPDPDVARYDVVKGLLKTRIQHRLRYILEVVRPVPTVVLDILHILTHIARHSSEACSQLLDCPRLIDTIVREFLPTQWDPQVAEPGCLLTSLHGVACATAMKFIRVLASGGRNATARLLNKFEMKSRLSRFIAEDPLDLPLPREEAIRLSTEAFRLWAVAAGYGQACDLYRDLYPVLVRILQSLPELLNTYRGKSPMIELSVQRATAVVTLLIHVTQTAGYTAELQAKLSSNNLEDSEQIPPPPVTWNQVSGLQPFLETSLKKFLQEISQTETWQTLQPLTTTYVIYLGVYYSACSQQPSVNPIDCLEELERLTSEVLQPLLSQPAIHSMWDLLRPCSALCNPLSCSPAPESVFNIASLSCTGGKPPLSLVGSKSPFPFLTALLFLINSITHVHKGLTSKYSSVLGFRGLKDYLHQSWQTRPPSVTPSSAWILRHEYHLQYFVLALARRMAGTCPDYAQHASLHHSVAMALLSRLLPGSEHLAYEVLLDLAFNPEFLPEGKAGGPEAADFSDILHLGTSAKLAQPGSAAAFFSKATRGALLRESYQNLPFIRSCYVSHFVHLQPTLLRSQASYQGRNYLIQSMLLPEVKGPILPSDWPFFPLISLYNKVTNAETRGAVLNSLPLDLVNTVTWNLQWVLLLETWRAKTLQSIPAAAKLARLMCVFLTGGDLFLEAPIHRYTAALLSVYCQSKALDSLNLDAPLPGLASFHDLYISLLEQFEGVSFGDPLFGVFVLLPLQKRFSVHLRLSVFGEHTSILRALGVPLQQFPVPLERYTSPPEDNLNLLRLYFRTLVTGALRHAWCPVLYVVAVAHVNSFIFSQDNTTQETDAARKSMLRKTWLLVDETLKKHLLYYRLLNAGSPLGFDLYEQLPPMRLKYLQMVTQKESCSASPGEGFSTGLWTMSLSLKTGGLQWRTTTVSVCSSLEECWQLAFDKMESYCSTELSWTRRLQSCALHLEWKV, encoded by the exons ATGTTGTCGAGGCCAAAGCCTGGGGAGTCCGAGGCAGACCTGCTGCACTTTCAAAACCAGTTCCTGGCAGCCAGAGCTTCACCTGCCGTGAAGATTGTGAAGAAAGGAGAcaagaggaagggggaggaagggagcacaGATGCTAAGAGACTCTCGCTACAGGACAGCAAGGATGTAGTCATGTTGGATG ATTTTCCTGATATTCTCCCAGCTCTAACTCCAGCTCCTCCAAAAAAGTCCAAGATCAAAAGTGCCTGTGTCCACTTCGAGGATGAAGATCCAGAGGAAAGACTGGAAAGTCATGATCAACACATTACAGCAGTCTTCAGCAAAATTATT GAACGAGACACGAGTGCAGTAGCAGTGACCATGCCCGTGCCCTCAGGAGACCCATTTCCAAGGACATTTCACCGCTCTGAGATAAAAAGTGAG GTGAAGGTGGGATCTGGAAGAAAAAGCATCTTTGCACAGAAGATGGCAGCAAGAAGAGCTGCTGAAAAGGCAGCAAcagctccctctgctgctgagTGCGTGCAAATAAGATCAGCTGCTCCGGCTGACCCGGATCCTGAGGGATCAGCAGAAGAGGTACCTCTCCCCAGCATCAGGGATG ATAAAGCTGGTGACTTTTTGACCTCTCAGCGGCCTTGTCTCATAACGGGAGAGGGTCTTGGAAGCCAAAAGAGTGAGCAGGAAGCTCAAGCTATTCACAAAGAGAACTTGGAGAAGCTGCGGTCCATGTCTGAGGAAGAGATCCTACAGGAGCAGGAAAAGCTTCTGGCTCAGCTGG ATTCCAGTTTAGTTGCTTTCTTAAAGTCACGACGTGGTGGCGGTGAAGGccagaaaaaggaattaaaaatggaaCAGAACAGACTGGAGGAGTTTGTGGAATCTCTGCCTGTGGCTCAGCATGGTGCAGGATCATCTCTTTCCACTCAGGAGTCGGGTCTAGAAGAATCtgtaaggaaggaagaaaatatgaaggTAGAAATCACAG ATGATGATCTGCCTGTGAAGCCCAAGAAGGAATGGATTCACATGGACAATGTGGAGTTTGAGAAGCTGGAATGGATGAAAGATTTGCCCCCACCTcggcagaagaaaaccaaaaag GGAATGCAAGCTCGATTCAGTTTAAAGGGAGAATTAATTCCTGCAGATGCTGATTTACCAACACATCTAGGCCTGCATCACCATGGAGAAGAGGCAGAG AGGGCTGGTTATTCTCTCCAAGAGCTCTTTCATTTGTCTCGCAGCCAAGTTATTCAACAGAGGACACTGGCTCTACAGGTCTTGGGTCGTATTGTTCAAAAG GCCAGGGCTGGAGAGTTTGCTTCCTCCTTGAAGGGCAGCATTCTGCGtctgctgcttgatgctgggttTCTCTTCTTGCTGCGCTTCTCGCTGGATGATGCAGTGGATAACGTCATGGCAGCATCTGTTGGTGCTCTCCGGGCTCTGCTGGTGTCACTCGATGATGAG AAATATCTTGATTGGACGTTCTCATGGTACCAAGGGATGGCTGCATTCCCCTTTGTCCCCAacaatgaggaggaagaagaggaggaagaggaagaattaaacGGAACAGAGAAGTCTCAAGATAAAAAACTAAAGGATGAAAACAAGCCAGATCCAGATGTGGCCCGATATGATGTTGTAAAG ggacTTTTGAAGACACGGATCCAGCACCGGCTGAGGTATATCCTGGAGGTGGTGCGACCTGTTCCAACAGTAGTCCTGGATATATTGCACATCCTCACCCACATAGCAAGGCACTCCTCTGAAGCATGCAGCCAG CTGCTTGACTGTCCTCGGTTGATTGACACCATTGTCAGGGAATTTCTCCCTACTCAGTGGGATCCCCAAGTGGCTGAACCAGGATGTTTACTCACCAGCCTCCATGGAGTTGCTTGCGCCACTGCTATGAAGTTCATCAGAGTGTTGGCATCTGGAGGCCGAAATGCAACAGCCAGGCTG cttAACAAATTTGAAATGAAGAGTCGGTTAAGTCGATTTATAGCTGAAGACCCGCTGGATCTGCCCCTGCCCAGGGAAGAAGCCATCAGGCTAAGCACCGAAGCCTTTCGGTTGTGGGCTGTGGCGGCTGGCTATGGTCAGGCCTGTGATCTCTACAG GGATCTCTACCCTGTGCTGGTGAGGATACTGCAGTCCCTGCCTGAATTGCTCAACACTTACCGTGGGAAGAGCCCTATGATTGAGTTGTCTGTCCAGCGAGCTACGGCAGTAGTTACTTTGCTAATACACGTGACGCAAACAGCAGGCTACACGGCAGAGCTGCAGGCCAAGCTGAGCAG TAACAACTTAGAAGATAGTGAACAGATTCCACCTCCTCCAGTAACGTGGAATCAAGTGTCAGGCTTACAGCCCTTCCTTGAGACCAGTCTGAAAAAATTCCTCCAGGAGATATCCCAGACAGAAACGTGGCAAACTCTCCAGCCTCTGACCACAACTTATGTGATCTACCTGGGAGTTTACTACAGCGCTTGCAGCCAACAG CCATCAGTCAATCCAATTGACTGCTTAGAGGAACTGGAACGTTTGACgtctgaggtgctgcagccccttctcagccagcCAGCCATACACAGCATGTGGGACTTGCTCAG GCCATGTTCTGCTTTGTGCAACCCTCTCTCCTGTTCCCCAGCACCAGAATCTGTCTTCAACATTGCATCTCTGAGTTGCACTGGTGGCAAACCTCCTCTGAGCCTGGTTGGCTCCAAGTCACCTTTCCCCTTCCTCACTGCCCTCCTATTCCTCATCAATAGCATCACTCACGTTCACAAAGGCCTGACCAGCAAG TACAGCTCTGTGCTGGGCTTCAGAGGCTTGAAGGATTATCTGCATCAAAGCTGGCAGACCAGACCTCCCTCTGTAACGCCCTCATCTGCATGGATCCTGCGCCATGAATATCATCTGCAGTATTTTGTGTTAGCGTTGGCTCGGAGAATG GCAGGCACTTGTCCGGATTATGCCCAGCATGCCTCACTCCATCACTCCGTTGCCATGGCATTGCTAAGCCGTCTGTTGCCAGGGAGTGAGCATCTGGCTTACGAGGTCCTACTGGATCTTGCCTTTAATCCAGAGTTCCTTCC TGAAGGGAAAGCTGGAGGGCCAGAAGCAGCTGACTTCTCTGATATCCTGCATCTGGGGACCAGTGCCAAActggcacagcctggctctgcggcagcatttttttcaaaggctACTCGTGGTGCCCTGCTGAGAGAATCATACCAGAATCTGCCTTTCATCCGCTCCTGCTACGTTTCTCATTTTGTCCACTTGCAGCCTACCCTTTTGCGTTCCCAAGCATCCTACCAAGGACGGAATTATCTCATCCAGTCAATGCTGCTTCCTGAGGTCAAAGGGCCCATCCTCCCTTCAGACTGGCCGTTCTTTCCGCTTATCAGCCTGTACAACAAAGTGACTAATGCAGAGACACGTGGGGCTGTACTGAACTCTCTCCCACTTGATCTCGTCAACACTGTGACCTGGAACCTGCAGTGGGTCTTGTTGCTGGAAACCTGGCGTGCTAAAACCCTTcagagcatccctgctgctgccaAACTTGCACGGCTTATGTGTGTCTTCCTCACAGGTGGTGACCTTTTTCTAGAAGCACCGATCCACCGCTACACAGCTGCCCTTCTCTCTGTGTATTGCCAATCCAAGGCATTGGATTCACTGAACTTGGATGCTCCTCTCCCTGGTTTGGCTTCCTTCCACGATCTCTATATAAGTCTCCTAGAGCAGTTTGAAGGTGTCTCCTTTGGAGATCCACTCTTTGGCGTCTTTGTTCTTCTACCTCTACAGAAGCGTTTCAGTGTTCATCTacgtctctctgtttttggggaGCACACAAGTATCCTGCGGGCACTGGGAGTGCCGCTCCAGCAG TTTCCTGTGCCTCTCGAGCGATACACTTCCCCTCCTGAGGATAACCTGAACCTCCTGCGACTCTACTTCCGAACACTGGTCACTGGCGCACTGCGCCACGCCTGGTGCCCTGTTCTTTACGTGGTGGCTGTGGCTCATGTGAACAGCTTTATTTTCTCCCAAGACAACACGACGCAG GAGACTGATGCTGCTCGGAAAAGCATGCTGCGGAAGACATGGCTGCTAGTGGATGAG ACCTTGAAAAAGCACCTACTCTACTACAGACTGCTGAATGCAGGGAGCCCTTTGGGATTTGACCTTTATGAGCAGCTCCCTCCCATGCGACTGAAGTACCTGCAGAtggtgacacagaaagaaa GTTGTTCTGCTTCTCCCGGAGAAG